In Coregonus clupeaformis isolate EN_2021a chromosome 7, ASM2061545v1, whole genome shotgun sequence, one genomic interval encodes:
- the LOC121569728 gene encoding cyclic AMP-dependent transcription factor ATF-4 — protein sequence MTMMSTQFGLDDIEALLCGPSSLMADPMGSLLHQDKVTSIEGGASSLSSSSSSPLPFLSPPPSPPSLLLQEEKAEADLLSFPWLSADEQGHTHHIVAVDGKEDAFSGIDWMAERVDLSEFDLDSLIGSCSPDGSPSAPEDLIASFECPMELDSLPLPTLTDLPTTTDPLLPLTVSEPQEDPQEEVHSPHPCVPDAQEKLEIKSEPQSPAPSLPSPTFTLDLGSEVDVSANVSEKLRLLDVSQPVPSIVLPFFKTRIVLLLAPKQEVGVTTTTVTIPEIFSSDSDRSFSSSSQLNRPSMATAPSRSQTRSKLYPTTPKSRPQHPDHPSPTTTSSGKMKSSTGGSPKEKLKKMAQNKTAATRYRQKKKNEQEVLSAECDELEQRNHKLVEKADSIANEIRYLKDLMEEVRHAKSRRASVTSNRNV from the exons ATGACCATGATGAGCACACAGTTTGGCCTGGACGATATAGAGGCCCTACTCTGCGGGCCTTCCTCTCTCATGGCTGACCCCATGGGGTCACTGCTCCACCAAGATAAAGTTACCTCAATAGAGGGGGGGGCTTCTTCCCTCTCGTCATCTTCCTCTTCTCCacttccctttctctcccctcctccctctccgcctTCGCTGCTCCTCCAGGAAGAGAAGGCTGAGGCAGACTTGCTGTCCTTCCCTTGGCTATCTGCTGATGAGCAAGGCCACACCCATCACATTGTTGCAGTTGATGGCAAAG AGGATGCCTTTTCTGGCATAGACTGGATGGCCGAGCGGGTCGACCTGAGTGAGTTTGACCTGGACTCCCTTATAGGTTCCTGCAGCCCAGACGGTTCCCCCAGCGCCCCTGAAGACCTCATCGCTTCCTTTGAGTGTCCCATGGAGCTGGACTCACTCCCCCTCCCTACTCTCACAGACCTCCCCACCACCACTGATCCACTCCTCCCCCTGACCGTTTCAGAGCCCCAGGAAGACCCTCAGGAGGAGGTCCATTCACCTCACCCCTGCGTCCCCGATGCCCAGGAGAAGCTGGAGATCAAATCGGAGCCCCAGTCCCCAGCCCCCTCTCTTCCATCCCCCACCTTCACCTTAGACCTTGGCAGTGAGGTGGATGTCTCGGCGAACGTCAGCGAGAAGCTGCGTCTCCTGGATGTTTCCCAGCCGGTCCCCAGCATCGTGCTGCCTTTCTTCAAGACCCGCATCGTCCTCCTCCTGGCCCCTAAACAGGAGGTCGGCGTCACAACCACCACAGTCACCATCCCAGAGATCTTCTCCTCTGACAGTGACAGAAGCTTCAGCTCCTCCAGTCAGCTCAACCGGCCCTCCATGGCCACAGCTCCGTCAAGGTCCCAAACCAGGAGCAAACTGTACCCAACAACCCCCAAGTCTAGACCACAACATCCAGACCATCCATCTCCCACCACTACATCGAGTGGGAAAATGAAGTCCTCCACTGGAGGATCCCCGAAGGAGAAGCTCAAGAAGATGGCACAGAACAAGACGGCAGCCACGCGCTACCGCCAGAAGAAAAAGAATGAGCAGGAGGTCCTGAGCGCCGAGTGCGACGAGCTGGAGCAAAGGAACCACAAGCTGGTGGAGAAGGCAGACTCCATCGCCAATGAGATCCGGTACCTCAAGGACCTCATGGAGGAGGTGCGCCATGCGAAGAGTAGAAGGGCCTCGGTGACCTCTAACCGTAACGTGTAG